DNA from Thermoproteota archaeon:
TACTGGTCACTTACGAGCAGGAGGACGTAGTAGAGAGGGAGGGCATGAAAATAAGGGTGATTCCGGCTTACAAGCTGTTATTGAAGGGCCATGATGTCTTAAAAGGCAGCGTAGGTTAGCTCAGATAATAGCATCCTAATAAGTGAGGACATTCATAGGTGTGAATCCATGGCATAATGGGGATTACTCCCTCAACTTGGTCAGGATGACCCATCGACTTCTGATCGAGGGTTCTAATGGGATCCCCCTTCACCGGAAATACATTAATCATAAATACTTATGAAAAGCGGCCGTTCACCACCCTATGGGCTTTACCCCTTCCGCCCACGCTACTCTCGCCTGTTCGGAATCCAAGGTCAGGAGAGGTAGGATCTCTTCAATGGATAGGGCTATGTATATGGAATCGTATACCGTTATCTTGTGTTTGAGTGCGATCTCTAAGGCTTTATCCAAATACCGAGCCTGAGGCCTCAAAATCACGTTGTGCTGGATGAATTCCTTCAAAAGGGAGAAAGACTCCTTGGCATTCTCCTCAGAGATCCTACCTGAGAGGGATGCAGCCCAGATGGCATTGGCTACCTCCTTATGGAGCAGATCGACCGATATGAAGAGGTCCGAGGCATCGAGTAGGCTCTCCCATCCCTCCTCCTTCAGGATTATGGCAGTCAAGGCCGAGGCGTCAATGACTATCACGGTCCTCCCTCACTAGCTTTGTGGAAGATCCCTTCTGGAGGGACCAAGGGGCATTTCTCAATTTTTCCCTTATTCTCTCCTTGCTCTCCTTGGCCTCCAGCTCCCTTATCTTCAGTTCAACGAATTTCCTCAACTCCTCAGACCAATTAACCCGGTCCTTAAACGCCTCCATCTTCCTCTTCAAATCTCTTCTTACCTTGAATGACACTACCTCGGACACGCTACATATACTCTGGTGTAATATTTAAGGTTTATCATAGGTATTACTCAGCCAAGAGACTCCGAAGAGGTCGAGAGCGTCCCTCGACACCGATCTCTATAAAGGCTCTTCTCGTACGACCCTCCTCCCTCTGACGGACTTTCGCGCGCGAACATTGAAATGGTCACCTTACCCATCTTCCAGAGAGTCCAATGTGGCAAAAGAGAATAGCCCATGTCCACTCTCATACAGAGAGACAGCTCAGTTCAGTTAATTCCCACCTCACTTCACTTCTATTCTCTTCTTCACGAATTTAAGGTACCAATCCTCCTCTTCAGGCCTCAGCAGATGTATCTCGACGGGAGCGTCCACACCCACTACCTCCAATATCCTAGCCACCAGCTCAGATCTCTCCCCGACTGATTTAGGGACCTCACGCGACACCACCATGATGTCCATATCGCTGGACGGAGTGTCCTCGCCTTCAGCAACCGAGCCGAACAGGTAGACCCTGACTTCCCCAAACATCTCCTCTGCAACCTCCTTGATGGCCTTAGCTATCTTGATGGGATCCTTCCTGTACTTCTCCTCCTCCCTCACGAGGTCTATTAAGTGCTCAAACATACCTCCTCACCAGCTCGAATATGGAGAGAGTTACGTCCATCATACTCATCACTTCCTCCCTGTAGAATTCAGCTGGCAGATATCTGGAGGTCATGTAGGCGTTTTCCAAGTTCGACAGGCTGTTTATATTCTCCCTCAGGAATTCCATTATCCCCTCGTCACCTGTGGACTTGGAGAGGAGCTTGAGCAGCCTCCTTATTGAGTGAGTCCTAGGGTAATCACCGGTTATCCGGAAGAGTGCGTACTTGAGGATCAGCTCGGAGGCTTGATGGAAGTGGAAAGCCGCTAAGTCAATAACTCCCTCTTCTAGGAGCCTCTTGCCTACCTCGAAGAACTTTTCAGCCCTCTCCCTTAGGAACTCCCCCTCCTCTCTCCTCATTCAATGTATCTGGGGTTGTATTCCTAAATATCCTTTCCCACCAGAATGTCGCGAGCAGCTTTCAGGGATGAGAAATGAGACTTTTGAGGTTAGGAAGCCCTTCCTCACCTTAGGAGACGAGCTTCCTCTCTCCTCTCGTACATGATAATGCTCTGAAGACCAAGAGTCATCTCAACCTCTCCCAAGAATTCAGTTCAACTGTACCGAACCCACCACAGGTCACGATGCTCCCAGATGAGCCCTCAGGAAGGTAAGCACCCTTCTCCTGTACTCATCGGGCTCTGCCTCCATCACTCTAACGTGAGCTCCCTCGCCGATCCACAGCTCCACGCGGGGATTGATCTCCCTGTTCAGGGCGACGAATTCCTCCGCCTCCTCTACCCTGACTAGGGGATCACGCCTTCCCACGATTATGAGGAGGGGCCTCATGACCCTCTCGGCGTATCCCATGATGTCGACATTCTCCACGCCCGTAAGCGCCTTGGCGAAGACCTTGACGAGGGGATAGAGGGATGAGGGCAGATTAGCGAAGTACTTCAACCCCCTGGCTGCGCTCCTGTCCGCGTAAAATGGAGGGCTGTCAGCCACCCCCACATCTGCCATACCCTCAGCTAGCGCCCTTATGGTCACGATCCCTCCCATGGAGTAGCCGATCAGCGCGACCTTCCCTCCCCCTTTAGAGCGGAGCCACTTCAGCGCCGCCCTGAGATCGAGCAGTTCCATGTTGCCGAAGGTTGTGTATCTCCCGCCGCTCCTCCCGTGGGCTCTGAAGTCGAAGGTCAGTATGTTGTAATCCTCGTCAGCCAAGCACTCCATCATCCTCCTTATGTAGAAAGCCCACCTGCTCACCGTGTAACCGTGGAGGAGCACCACCGTCTTATCGCTTCCCCTGTCCATCCACCATCCCTCAAGCCTGACGCCGTCATCGGTGGTCAGCATTACCTCCTCGTAATCCAGGCCCAAGTCTGAGGGGGTCCACTCGCCAACGTACCTAGGCGGCTTCACCAACCTGTAGCTCACGTAAAACACGAAGAAGAGGAAAGCGCCCAAGGCAGCGAGAATGGCTGCGAGGTAGATCATCTCTCCAGCCTCCTCATACTCCATATCAGTGGTATGGAAGCCAGGACCAGTATCGCCCCTATCGGGAAGAGGACCCTGTAGTTCCCTCCAGCTAGGTCGACGATCGCGCCCCCTATCACGCCTGCGAGGAGTATTGGTAGGGACCTAGTAGCCTCGAAGAACCCATAATAGCGACCTGTCAACTCCTCCCTCTCGTAGCTGGTCAGCAGATCCCCTATGACCGGGAATGAGGAGGCCATGAGCATCCCCCAGCCTACCCCAGCCACAGCCAGCGCTGCTATTACCTCCATCTTAGTGCTTATTGTCCATGCCCACAGCTGGGGTAAGGCGAAAACTACGCTCCCCGCAACGATGCTCACCCTTCTCCCGATCCTGTCGTAGATGATCCCACCGGGAATGGAACCGACTAGGACAGTGACGTTGAACAGGGCCATGAGGAGGAGTCCTAGGGAGGTGACAGCCTTCACGTCAAGCTCAGTGGCGGCTCCCCTTAGGATGTAGGCCAGTATTCCGAAGAGGAAGATGGCCACGAACTCGAAGCTCAGCCACCACATGATCTGGGCCGTATAGAACCTGAGGAAGTCCCGATTGGAGACTACGCTCTTCACGTACTCCCAGAGCCCCTCCTCCCTATCCACATGGATTTCAGGCTCCTTCACCAAGAAGTAGACCACGAGAGCGCTCACGAGCAGGAAGGCTGCCGTTACGAGGAAGGGGACCTGCAGGTAGGGGGTGCTCGCGAGGGCCTTAATTCCCGATCCACCAGTCGACTCTACAGCCACGGCCATGAGCATCCCGGCGAGCCCGAAGAGGAATAGGTTGCCCGCCCACTCGAAGAGGGTGATGATGCCACTGGCCCTCCCTCTCTGACCGCTCTCCACGGTGTCGGGCATCAAAGCCCTGTATTGGGCGGTGTACACGTGCAGGGAAAGGTACAGGAAGGCGAGCGTGAGTGAAAAGCCCAGCAACCCCAAACCGGAAAAGTAGGCGAGGTAGATGGAGATGGATGCCAGAGAGGCTAGAATCCCCCCAACTGCGACGAACGGCTTCCTTCGTCCATGCTTCGACCTCATGATGTCGCTGTAATAGCCAAGGATAGGAGGGATGATCATCCCTATCAGCCCCTCTAAGGCTAGGACGCTTCCCTTAATGAAGGCGGATTCCGTGTAGCTGGATAGGAGAGGGAAGGATAGGCCCTTATTGAGTGCCCATCCGGTGCTCCTAGCGAATCCGAGGAAGGCCAGGCTCAGGACAGTGATCCACTTGAACCTCGTCCTCATCGCATCATGCCACAGCTGAATCAATTAAAACTGAAGTTCCAGACACATCCAGTTTGAGGGATCGCGCAGAAGAGATGATCCCCCAAACTCCACCTCTAACGGTTAAACTATTTAGTGCCTCTTTCCGTACTAATGCGATGATCGCGCTGAAACTCGATGAGGTGCTCCGCAGGCTCAGGGAGGAGCTATCCAACATTCCAGGGGCTAGGCTCATCTTGATATTCGGATCCGTGGCTAGGGGGAGCCACAGACCTGATAGCGATGTTGACGTGATGTTAGTGGCCGAAAATGTGAGTGAAGCTAGGAGGATGGCTAGGGAAATTTCCTCAAGTATCTTCGCCGACACGGGAGTTCCGGTAACGGTGATAGTCGTATCACCGGAGGAGTATTCGAAGGGGAGCATCTCTCTGATAAGAAGAGCGAGAGAGGAGGGGTTCCTACTTTGGAAGGCCGAGAAGAGTCTAGAGCTCTGATTAAGAAGGCTGAATCAAAATTGAGGTCGGCTAAATTGCTTCTCATCGAGGGAGAGCTGGAGGATGCAGTAAGCAGAGCCTACTACGCTGCCTACAATGCGGCTAGGGCCGTATTACTTCTTCTTGGGGAGGACGCATCCACCCACGGAGGGGTAGCTTTCAAACTCTGGACCAGACTCGTGGAACCAGGTCTTCTTGATAGGGAGTACGCCAGAATACTGAGCAAGCTGAGGGAGGCCAGAGAAGAGGGAGATTACACACCTTTGTTTACCCTCTCTACCAAAGAGGTTCAGGATCTGGTGGAGGATGCCGAGAGGTTCGTCGCGAGGATGAAGGAACTGATGGATGAGATGGAAAAGGTAAGTAATTGCCCCGGTACCTAATCCCGTTCTAAGTTCCACCTGATATAACTCCTTAACTCCTCTGTAGCTCGCCGATGGTTGTTATTCGTGCCACGCTCCCTCAGCCTGTAGACAATACAGGAATCATATCATCTCACCTTACCCAGATGCTCGCGCGGCCTTCAAGAGGTCTGAAACACTTGGCATGAACGTACTAGAGTATATTGTAATAAAACTTTGAGATATTCTCGGAAAAAATGGATTAATAAATAAAGTTAACAATAGTTTTAAAGTTACTGAAAAATTAGTAATAGGGAATCAATAGTGATGCCACTTTTCCCTAGGTTCGTAAGGTAGTGATTCCAGCTTCCCAGAGAGGTAGGCCTCGAGGACGTCACTCACCTTCCCCTGAGCCCCAGTGATGACCTCTATCCCCAGCTGCTGGAAGAACAGGCGAGCCCTCCCACCCATCCCCATGCATATCAGCACGTCCACGCCCAGCTGAGCTAGTAAGGAGGGAACGACGCCCGGTCCGTGCTCCTCGGAGTGGGGGTTATCTACCGTTTCGTGGGATCTCACAGCCCCGTCTTCAATCTCCACCAGTAAGAATGCGGGAGCATGTCCGAAATGCTCGAAAATCTCCTCATCTAGACCTTTATGGTCGTAGACTGGAAAGGCGACCCTCATTTTCCCTCCGAGGGACCACCCCGAAGGAATATAATCATTGGGCTGGGAGGTGATGGGATCGGCCCCCACATCTGCTGGTCCTTACCATCCCCATCATACGACTTACAGCATACCAATCCTCTCTAGCTGGATCTCGAGTACCTTAGATCTCAGATCGTCCAGCTCATCCTCCAAGAACTTGGGTAGGATATCGGGTATATCCACATCGATGGGAGGATCGGAGCCCAAGACCTTCCTATAGAGCCAAGCGTAGATCACAAGCAGGTCGTTTTCTAGCTCCTGCGTTATAGAGATATCCATTAAGAAAGCCAAAGTGTCGGAGAGGGTCGCTTTCCCTTCCATCGCATCTCTCAAGGCCCTATCGCTCCTTCTCTCCTTGTATACAAGCTTTACTATAGGACCGGAGGCGGTTCCCATGCTCAAGAGGACGGGAGCTTCCCTCAGATATCTCTCAGCTAGCTCCCTACTCAGAGATATCTTGCCCTTAGTTCCCCTAGCTAAGAACCCGAACTTGACCAAGCTCCCTCCCACATGAGTAAAGTTACCACTAAAAAGCATTTGCGATAGAGGCTGATCTGATGGAGGCCGAGGAGGTTAACTCTTTGTCGGTATCTCAGTTCCCAGCTCATAGCCTCGATCTCTGGAGCTCAAATTCCCTAAGCAGGAGCGCTCGCGATCGGGGCTACTCCTCCTGAGGCGAAGGTACAAGCCCGTTTACTTCATATGTAGAAGACACATACTGATCATTAGGAGCCCAGTACAAGCCCGTTTACCGATATGCAAGTTAGCTGGATGTCGCCACCGCTTGGTTTATTAACGGACCAACTAAAGGGGTTACCATGCTACCAGGATTACCTTCCGTGGAGAGGCCTTCTTTGAGCGAGATCATCTCGCTCGCTGGTAAGACCGTGATGATCACAGGGGCCGCAGCGGGGATAGGCAGGGCAGCTGCATTGAGGTCCGCGGAGTCAGGAGCGGATATAATCGCGGTGGATGTCAATGGGGAGGGCCTCCAGAAGCTAACTAGGGAAATATCAGAGGGGCATCCAAGCCAAGCTCGTCGATCTCTCGAACAAGAGCGAGATAGATAGGCTAGGGAAGAGCTGGAGGAGCCTCCGGATATCTTGGTCAACAACGCGGGGATCTATCCATTCAAAAAGTTCACAGAGGTGGAAGAGGGTTTCTTCGAGTGGGTGATGAAGGTCAACGCATTGTCGGTGTTCTGGATGAGCCAGCACATGATAAGAAGGAGGGAGAACGGCGGCGTGATCATAAATGTGAGCTCTATCGAGGCCATACTTCCTTTCAAGGAGGATCTTACCCATTACACCATGAGCAAGGCTGCCGCGATAGCTCTAACGAGATCGCTAGCTAGGGACCACGGAAGAAGGTTCAGGGTGAATGTCGTAATTCCAGGCGGGATATATACGGAGGGGGTCAAGAGGGTTGCTAAGAAGCTAGGAATAAGGGCTGTGGGGGAAGCTAAGGAGTTCATGAAGCGCCTCCCTATGGGGAGGATGGGCGATCCCGACGAGGTCGCCAGAGTTATCCTGTTTTTGGCCAGCGACATGGACAGTTATGTGCGCGCGAAGGAGAGGATAGTCCTGAAGGGGGATGTTCCAAGCCCGGTCAATCCGCCGTCAGGGTGCCTCTTCCATCCTAGGTGCTTCAAGGTCTTCGAGCCGTGTTGTAGGGACGAACCTCCCTTGGTGGAAGTGAAGCCGGGCTACTGGGTAGCATGCCACCTTTACGGGAGCCCTAATGAAGAAAGCACTCTTCCTCTCCTTATTTCTGCTCTCTCTGCTCGTTAGAGGGCTCATACACCTATATCAGAGGAGAGTCGCGCTGGAGTCCAAATATCTCGGTCCACTCTACATCAGTTGCAGGAAGCGTTAAGCTCATCAGCAGCGCCAGTCCAAATTCGTATGAGAGAGTCTTCAATAAATTACTTTTTCAGGATCGCCGGTCCCAGGTTAGTGGCGTTGATAACTTCCGGATCAGTGAGCGAGGCTAATGCCATGGCCGCCACTTGGCACTCGCCAGTCTCGTTCTATCCTCCCCTTTACGGCGTGTCAGTGTCACCTAGGAGGGCGACGCACTCGCTCATAAGGAGGTGGAGGTCATTCGGGGTGAATCTCCTACCATACAAGATGATAGATTCTGTTCACACATGCGGGAGGATATCGAGATCTGAGAGAGAGGACAAGCTGGAAGTTGCGGGTATCGAGGTGTTTGAGGGACCGAAGTTGGGCGTCCCTCTCATAGAAGGCGCCTACGCGGCGATGGAATGTTTACTCGTGGATGAGGTTGAACTGGGGGATCACACGTGGTTCGTGGGCGAGGTAAAATCGGTCCTCGTTGGAGCTATGATAGAAGGAGTAGTAGATGTCCACTCGACAAAGCCCCTGCTTTACTTGGGAAACGACCTGTACATCACAGTGGATCCGGCTAGTGTGAGGAGGGGAGAGGTGAGGGGGACCTGACCTCAAGGGTCAAAAGGATGCTCGA
Protein-coding regions in this window:
- a CDS encoding type II toxin-antitoxin system VapC family toxin, with the protein product MIVIDASALTAIILKEEGWESLLDASDLFISVDLLHKEVANAIWAASLSGRISEENAKESFSLLKEFIQHNVILRPQARYLDKALEIALKHKITVYDSIYIALSIEEILPLLTLDSEQARVAWAEGVKPIGW
- a CDS encoding CopG family transcriptional regulator, which encodes MSEVVSFKVRRDLKRKMEAFKDRVNWSEELRKFVELKIRELEAKESKERIREKLRNAPWSLQKGSSTKLVREDRDSH
- a CDS encoding nucleotidyltransferase domain-containing protein; the protein is MFEHLIDLVREEEKYRKDPIKIAKAIKEVAEEMFGEVRVYLFGSVAEGEDTPSSDMDIMVVSREVPKSVGERSELVARILEVVGVDAPVEIHLLRPEEEDWYLKFVKKRIEVK
- a CDS encoding HEPN domain-containing protein, whose protein sequence is MRREEGEFLRERAEKFFEVGKRLLEEGVIDLAAFHFHQASELILKYALFRITGDYPRTHSIRRLLKLLSKSTGDEGIMEFLRENINSLSNLENAYMTSRYLPAEFYREEVMSMMDVTLSIFELVRRYV
- a CDS encoding alpha/beta hydrolase; this encodes MEYEEAGEMIYLAAILAALGAFLFFVFYVSYRLVKPPRYVGEWTPSDLGLDYEEVMLTTDDGVRLEGWWMDRGSDKTVVLLHGYTVSRWAFYIRRMMECLADEDYNILTFDFRAHGRSGGRYTTFGNMELLDLRAALKWLRSKGGGKVALIGYSMGGIVTIRALAEGMADVGVADSPPFYADRSAARGLKYFANLPSSLYPLVKVFAKALTGVENVDIMGYAERVMRPLLIIVGRRDPLVRVEEAEEFVALNREINPRVELWIGEGAHVRVMEAEPDEYRRRVLTFLRAHLGAS
- a CDS encoding MFS transporter; the protein is MRTRFKWITVLSLAFLGFARSTGWALNKGLSFPLLSSYTESAFIKGSVLALEGLIGMIIPPILGYYSDIMRSKHGRRKPFVAVGGILASLASISIYLAYFSGLGLLGFSLTLAFLYLSLHVYTAQYRALMPDTVESGQRGRASGIITLFEWAGNLFLFGLAGMLMAVAVESTGGSGIKALASTPYLQVPFLVTAAFLLVSALVVYFLVKEPEIHVDREEGLWEYVKSVVSNRDFLRFYTAQIMWWLSFEFVAIFLFGILAYILRGAATELDVKAVTSLGLLLMALFNVTVLVGSIPGGIIYDRIGRRVSIVAGSVVFALPQLWAWTISTKMEVIAALAVAGVGWGMLMASSFPVIGDLLTSYEREELTGRYYGFFEATRSLPILLAGVIGGAIVDLAGGNYRVLFPIGAILVLASIPLIWSMRRLER
- a CDS encoding nucleotidyltransferase domain-containing protein translates to MIALKLDEVLRRLREELSNIPGARLILIFGSVARGSHRPDSDVDVMLVAENVSEARRMAREISSSIFADTGVPVTVIVVSPEEYSKGSISLIRRAREEGFLLWKAEKSLEL
- a CDS encoding HEPN domain-containing protein, whose translation is MEGREESRALIKKAESKLRSAKLLLIEGELEDAVSRAYYAAYNAARAVLLLLGEDASTHGGVAFKLWTRLVEPGLLDREYARILSKLREAREEGDYTPLFTLSTKEVQDLVEDAERFVARMKELMDEMEKVSNCPGT
- a CDS encoding NifB/NifX family molybdenum-iron cluster-binding protein; the encoded protein is MRVAFPVYDHKGLDEEIFEHFGHAPAFLLVEIEDGAVRSHETVDNPHSEEHGPGVVPSLLAQLGVDVLICMGMGGRARLFFQQLGIEVITGAQGKVSDVLEAYLSGKLESLPYEPREKWHHY
- a CDS encoding flavin reductase family protein, translated to MITSGSVSEANAMAATWHSPVSFYPPLYGVSVSPRRATHSLIRRWRSFGVNLLPYKMIDSVHTCGRISRSEREDKLEVAGIEVFEGPKLGVPLIEGAYAAMECLLVDEVELGDHTWFVGEVKSVLVGAMIEGVVDVHSTKPLLYLGNDLYITVDPASVRRGEVRGT